The following nucleotide sequence is from Arvicola amphibius chromosome 1, mArvAmp1.2, whole genome shotgun sequence.
AAAGTCAATAAAAGTCCCACAATCTCTGGGTATATTACCTAATATATTGAAAACCCTTGTGGATATCATCATTTTGAACACTAAGGGCCTCTAGATAAATTTCATCACTCCTATTTttcacaaggaaaacatttaaaaagcgaGTTTTATTCTGGAATATGCATTCTTTAGCATTGTTCATCCTTTTAACAACATCTAGTCACTGAGGAGAAAAGCAAAACCACTCGATCTTGGATTTGCTTGGTCTTCACCCCATAAATGATGGGGTTGAGCATCGGGGGTACCACCACATAGAGGTTAGCCACTAGGATGTGGATGTGGCGAGGGATGGTTTTGCCTCCAAAGCGATGGGCAAAAAATGAGAAGAATGCAGGTGTGTAGAACATAAGAATAACACAGATGTGGGAGCCACATGTGTTAAGGGCTTTATATCTGGCAGCCCAAGAAGGGATATGAAAAACGGTGCAAAGGATCATAGTATAGGAAATAATGATGAGTATTATATCCAGCCCTGTAGACAGGAGGGCCATAGTCAGGCCATATATGATGTTGACAGTGATATTGTCACATGCCAATCTGGCAATGCCCATATGCTCACAGTATGAATGCGGAATTATGTTTTTCCCACAATAAAGAAGTCGATATACCAGGAAGATGAATGGACAACAGATGAAAAGGCTCCTGACCACAGCTGCTGTACCAATCTTGCCAATAACTGAGGAGGTGAGGATGGTGGTGTATCTCAGTGGGtaacagatggccacatagcggtcaaaTGCCATGGCCAGAA
It contains:
- the LOC119820342 gene encoding olfactory receptor 52Z1, whose translation is MKVASSLHNHTNPQDVWYVLIGIPGLEDLHTWIAIPICSMYIVAVIGNVLLIFLIVTEHSLHEPMYFFLSMLALADVLLSTATAPKMLAIFWFHARGISFGSCVSQMFFIHFIFVAESAVLLAMAFDRYVAICYPLRYTTILTSSVIGKIGTAAVVRSLFICCPFIFLVYRLLYCGKNIIPHSYCEHMGIARLACDNITVNIIYGLTMALLSTGLDIILIIISYTMILCTVFHIPSWAARYKALNTCGSHICVILMFYTPAFFSFFAHRFGGKTIPRHIHILVANLYVVVPPMLNPIIYGVKTKQIQDRVVLLFSSVTRCC